One window from the genome of Salvia splendens isolate huo1 chromosome 9, SspV2, whole genome shotgun sequence encodes:
- the LOC121749372 gene encoding uncharacterized protein LOC121749372 translates to MLDEENVLVKTFRMVKEKINQENPSNVSLRLLGKRSRDGRTYSLSEIVVLVVGDFDKALSDRDIIVEKRSGRLQRINELHPSYLALQYPLLFAYGEDQYSEKIGFSGSGTSSGNRKRVSPKEFFAYRLHDRVNECSVLLYSRRLFQQFVVDAYTMVETGRLLFVRTQQKKLRAEMYSGLAEPVLRGDTDGSMHGKRIILPSSFVGGARYMIQNYQDALAICRWIGYPSLFITFTCNPKWPEIVRFLSVRGLKSDDRPDIVCRIFKVKWDSFVRDLKTKKNIWSCESSNEDKQPRPQRIDEIISAEIPDPVTDPCYYENVKERRDGGLVIMKDGVPLDNRYIVPHNRALLMKYGGHVNVEWCNQSRSFKYISSCEAAWRILGFEIQYKDPSVERLSFHLPNEQSSKFLGWMDANKIYSEGRGLTYGEFPTKFVWKTDHWQPRKQRFSIGRLFYVAPDSGDIYYLRCLLNIVKGATSYEDIKRVNGVQYDTFRDACFALGLLDDDKEYVDGITEASFWSSVHSIRLLFRKLRSIPGLLLSDEDVQNFALAEIEKLLLNVGKSLRDFQALGREHLDFLSKFTDEQLHVHDTIMSSVYSNGGGMFFVYGYGGTGKTFIWRSLSAGIRSRGEIVLNVASSGIASLLLPGGRTTHSRFKIPINVDEDSMCNIKPGSALAELIVKAKLIIWDEAPTIHKHCIEAVDRTFRDIMRVSDECSVQKPFGGKTIVFCGDFRQILPVVPKVLYGSEAYKKYETAEGILKEFSSWVSSIGDGVLGGPNDGEVTIGFPSDIVLSNSGDPLKTIVSKIYPSYMNHEELSGCLRDRAILAPTLEIVDEVNQFMMSLDQSEGRLYLSSDNIANSDSTSDGLADIHSVEFLNN, encoded by the exons atgttggatgaagaaaatGTTTTAGTCAAAACATTCAGAATGGTCAAAGAgaaaattaatcaagaaaacccCTCGAATGTGAGTTTAAGGTTGCTTGGCAAGAGAAGTAGGGATGGCAGAACTTATAGCCTTTCTGAGATTGTTGTTCTTGTGGTTGGTGATTTTGATAAAGCCTTGAGTGATCGGGATATTATTGTTGAAAAAAGATCTGGTCGATTGCAGCGTATTAATGAACTACATCCTTCTTATCTTGCACTGCAATATCCTTTGCTTTTCGCTTACGGCGAGGATCAATATAGTGAAAAGATTGGTTTTTCAGGGAGTGGCACTTCTTCAGGCAATAGAAAGAGAGTTAGCCCAAAAGAATTTTTTGCATACCGATTGCATGATAGGGTGAATGAGTGTTCTGTCCTTTTGTATTCAAGGCGGTTATTCCAACAATTTGTTGTTGATGCTTATACTATGGTTGAGACTGGTCGTCTACTATTTGTGAGAACCCAACAGAAAAAATTGCGTGCTGAAATGTATAGTGGTCTTGCGGAGCCTGTACTGCGAGGTGATACAGATGGTTCTATGCATGGTAAACGAATCATTTTGCCTTCCAGTTTTGTTGGTGGTGCAAGATATATGATCCAGAATTACCAAGATGCCTTGGCCATTTGTAGATGGATTGGTTATCCATCTTTGTTTATTACCTTTACGTGTAATCCAAAGTGGCCAGAGATTGTTAGATTTCTTTCTGTTAGGGGACTAAAATCAGATGATCGTCCTGATATTGTGTGTAGGATTTTTAAAGTTAAGTGGGATAGTTTTGTAAGAGATcttaaaaccaaaaaaaatatttggagCTGTGAAAGCAG CAATGAGGATAAACAACCTCGACCTCAACGTATTGATGAGATTATTTCTGCTGAGATTCCTGATCCAGTAACTGATCCTTGCTATTATGAGAATGTTAAAGA ACGTAGAGACGGTGGTCTTGTTATTATGAAGGATGGGGTGCCCTTGGATAATAGATACATTGTTCCACACAATCGTGCACTTCTTATGAAATATGGTGGTCATGTTAATGTGGAGTGGTGCAATCAATCTCGATcctttaa ATACATTTCGTCATGTGAAGCTGCTTGGAGAATTTTGGGGTTTGAGATTCAGTATAAGGATCCGTCCGTTGAAAGATTAAGTTTTCACCTTCCGAATGAGcaaagt AGCAAGTTTTTGGGTTGGATGGATGCAAATAAGATTTATTCTGAAGGTCGTGGTCTCACTTATGGTGAATTTCCTACCAAATTTGTGTGGAAAACAGATCATTGGCAACCTAGAAAGCAACGCTTCTCCATTGGGAGGTTGTTTTATGTCGCTCCCGATTCTGGTGATATCTATTACCTGAGATGTTTGTTGAATATTGTTAAAGGAGCTACGTCATATGAAGACATCAAACGTGTGAACGGTGTTCAGTATGATACATTTCGAGATGCTTGTTTTGCTCTAGGGTTGTTGGATGATGATAAGGAATATGTTGATGGCATTACTGAGGCATCATTTTGGTCTTCTGTGCATTCCATAAGATTGTTATTT CGAAAATTAAGAAGTATTCCAG GGTTGTTGTTGAGTGACGAGGATGTCCAAAATTTTGCTTTGGCGGAGATTGAGAAATTATTGTTAAATGTTGGGAAAAGTTTGCGTGATTTTCAAG CTTTGGGAAGAGAACATTTGGACTTTCTTTCCAAGTTTACCGATGAACAACTTCATGTTCATGATACTATTATGTCATCCGTTTACTCAAATGGTGGAGGAATGTTTTTTGTCTATGGTTATGGAGGTACTGGTAAAACTTTCATTTGGAGGTCTTTGTCAGCTGGGATTCGTTCGAGGGGtgaaattgttttaaatgtggCATCCAGTGGCATAGCTTCTTTGTTGTTGCCTGGAGGTAGAACAACCCATTCTCGCTTTAAGATTCCTATCAATGTTGATGAAGATTCGATGTGCAATATAAAACCTGGGAGTGCGCTTGCTGAACTTATTGTTAAAGCTAAGCTTATCATTTGGGATGAAGCTCCGACGATTCATAAACATTGCATTGAAGCCGTGGATAGGACTTTTAGAGATATCATGCGTGTATCTGATGAGTGTAGTGTGCAGAAACCATTTGGTGGAAAAACCATTGTTTTTTGTGGTGACTTTAGGCAAATCTTGCCTGTTGTGCCAAAGG TATTGTACGGTTCTGAGGCTTACAAAAAATATGAGACTGCTGAAGGAATTTTGAAGGAATTTTCTTCGTGGGTTTCTTCTATAGGAGATGGCGTTCTTGGTGGTCCGAATGACGGTGAAGTGACTATTGGTTTTCCTTCTGACATTGTATTGTCTAATTCTGGTGATCCTTTGAAAACAATTGTTTCGAAGATATATCCATCTTATATGAATCATGAAGAGTTGAGTGGTTGCTTGCGTGATCGTGCTATACTTGCTCCTACGTTGGAGATTGTTGATGAGGTTAACCAATTCATGATGTCGTTGGACCAGTCTGAAGGTCGTCTTTATTTGAGCTCTGATAATATTGCCAACTCAGATTCGACATCGGATGGTTTAGCTGATAtacattctgttgagtttttgaACAACTAG